The following proteins come from a genomic window of Polaribacter dokdonensis:
- a CDS encoding methylated-DNA--[protein]-cysteine S-methyltransferase — protein sequence MIETQTTYYKTPIGIAKITGDENGIQSVIVLDETKVSQNDLDADTPEILKYCVTQLEEYFKGERASFDLTVNPKGTYFQKKVWKSLLNIPFGKTRSYLEQSKVLGDAKAIRAVAAANSKNPLWIIIPCHRIIGSDGSLTGYAGGIWRKKWLLNHESPNKQQSLF from the coding sequence ATGATTGAAACTCAAACCACATATTATAAAACACCTATAGGAATTGCAAAAATTACTGGTGATGAAAATGGAATTCAATCTGTAATAGTTTTAGATGAAACCAAAGTTTCTCAAAATGATTTAGATGCAGATACTCCAGAAATATTAAAATATTGTGTTACACAATTAGAAGAATATTTTAAAGGAGAAAGAGCCAGTTTTGATTTAACTGTAAACCCTAAAGGAACCTATTTTCAAAAGAAAGTTTGGAAATCATTGCTAAACATTCCTTTTGGTAAAACCAGAAGTTATTTAGAACAAAGTAAAGTTTTGGGCGATGCTAAAGCTATAAGAGCTGTTGCAGCTGCAAATAGTAAAAACCCATTATGGATTATTATTCCTTGTCATAGAATTATAGGCTCAGATGGATCTTTAACAGGTTATGCAGGTGGTATTTGGCGCAAAAAATGGTTACTAAATCACGAAAGCCCAAACAAACAGCAATCTCTTTTTTAA